A window of the Canis lupus baileyi chromosome 1, mCanLup2.hap1, whole genome shotgun sequence genome harbors these coding sequences:
- the ZNF782 gene encoding zinc finger protein 782 isoform X2 encodes MRACAAPQVSTFSQDPQKMNTPQASVSFKDVTVEFTHEEWRQMDSAQRTLYRDVMLENYSHLVSVGYCFTKPELIFTLEQGEDPWLLKKEFLRESSPDSQPNHLSKKSLESQGKYLWHVLFTNKSLPTEEEISGKPCNLDINILHARTMPYKFDTAGPTYLHLSSLAPHCQYSRKKVHELNVCEKWLLSIKEGRINTREKSFVYSKNAKAFNYKEKVIQHQTIPTLQRASEYNECGNTLFEKTALITSESTSPKVKSYKFSKYGGKQCDKPTLIISHSNNPEKNHYEFNEFECTENRNNFSKITQRTDTEGKSAGQNSHIGEHQKNHIGVEPFEYGKKFSPNLALPVHQRTHMTDKSSDYDTCTETLTCQSGFNIHQRTHITVKPYECNECGKSCSMNSFLIQPLENHTGEKPYECHACGKAFSEKSRLRKHQRTHTGEKPYKCDDCEKAFSAKSGLRIHQRTHTGEKPYECNECGKSFNYKSILIVHQRTHTGEKPFECNECGKSFSHMSGLRNHRRTHTGERPYKCDECGKSFKLKSGLRKHHRTHTGEKPYKCNQCGKAFGQKSQLRGHHRIHTGEKPYKCNHCGEAFSQKSNLRVHHRTHTGEKPYKCDDCGKTFRQKSNLRGHQRTHTGEKPYECNECGKAFSEKSVLRKHQRTHTGEKPYKCNHCGEAFSQKSNLRVHQRTHTGEKPYKCDKCGKTFSQKSSLREHQKAHTGS; translated from the exons GGTACTGCTTTACAAAACCAGAACTGATCTTCACATTGGAACAAGGAGAAGATCCATGGTTACTAAAGAAAGAATTTCTAAGAGAAAGTTCCCCAG ACTCCCAACCTAATCATCTTTCAAAGAAGAGCCTAGAAAGCCAAGGAAAATATTTGTGGCACGTTTTATTCACCAATAAATCATTGCCTACAGAGGAAGAGATTTCAGGAAAACCATGTAATCTGGACATAAACATTTTACATGCAAGAACAATGCCCTATAAATTTGACACTGCAGGACCTACCTACCTGCATCTCAGCTCATTAGCTCCACACTGTCAATATTCAAGAAAGAAGGTTCATGAGCTTAATGTATGTGAGAAATGGCTCCTCAGTATTAAGGAGGGCAGAATTAATACCAGAGAGAAATCATTTGTTTATAGTAAAAATGCGAAAGCCTTCAATTATAAAGAGAAAGTCATTCAACATCAAACAATTCCGACTTTGCAGCGGGCTTCTGAGTACAATGAATGTGGAAACACTTTGTTTGAAAAGACTGCCCTTATTACATCTGAGAGTACCTCCCCCAAAGTGAAATCTTATAAATTCAGTAAATATGGGGGAAAACAATGTGATAAACCAACTCTTATAATCTCTCATAGCAATAATCCAGAGAAAAATCATTATGAGTTTAATGAATTTGAATgtactgaaaacagaaataatttcagTAAGATCACACAAAGAACTGATACAGAAGGGAAATCTGCCGGCCAAAATTCACACATTGGAGAACATCAGAAAAATCATATAGGAGTGGAACCCTTTGAATATGGAAAGAAGTTCAGTCCTAATTTGGCCCTCCCAGTGCATCAGAGAACTCACATGACAGACAAATCCTCTGATTATGACACATGTACAGAGACATTAACTTGCCAGTCAGGTTTCAACATACATCAGAGAACTCACATTACAgtgaaaccctatgaatgtaatgaatgtggaaaatCCTGTTCTATGAATTCTTTCCTGATTCAGCCTCTGGAAAATCACACAggggagaaaccctatgaatgtcatgcatgtgggaaagctttcagtGAGAAGTCACGCTTAAGAAAACATCAGAGaactcacacaggagagaaaccctataaatgtgATGATTGTGAGAAGGCTTTCAGTGCAAAGTCAGGTCTAAGAATACATCAGAGAACTCACACAggggagaaaccctatgaatgtaatgaatgtgggaaatctttcAACTATAAATCAATCCTTATAGTACATCAGAGAACTCACACAGGGGAGAAACCCTTTGAATGTAACGAATGTGGAAAATCTTTCAGCCACATGTCAGGCCTAAGGAATCATCGGAGAACTCACACAGGGGAAAGACCATACAAATGTGATGAATGTGGGAAGTCTTTCAAACTGAAGTCAGGTCTCAGAAAACATCATAGAACTCACACAGGGGAGAAGCCCTATAAATGCAATCAATGTGGGAAAGCTTTTGGTCAGAAATCACAACTCCGAGGACATCATAgaattcacacaggagagaaaccctacaAATGTAATCATTGTGGGGAAGCTTTCAGCCAGAAATCAAACCTCAGAGTGCATCACAGAACTCACACTGGggagaaaccctataaatgtgATGATTGTGGGAAAACTTTCAGGCAGAAATCAAATCTCAGAGGACATCAGAGAACTCACACAggggagaaaccctatgaatgtaatgaatgtggaaaagctTTCAGTGAGAAGTCAGTCCTAAGAAAACATCAGAGaactcacacaggagagaaaccctataaatgtaaTCACTGTGGAGAAGCTTTTAGCCAGAAGTCAAACCTCAGAGTACATCAGAGAACTCACACAGGggagaaaccctataaatgtgATAAATGTGGGAAAACTTTCAGCCAGAAATCAAGCCTACGAGAACATCAGAAAGCCCACACAGGGAGTTAA
- the ZNF782 gene encoding zinc finger protein 782 isoform X1 — protein sequence MRACAAPQVSTFSQDPQKMNTPQASVSFKDVTVEFTHEEWRQMDSAQRTLYRDVMLENYSHLVSVGYCFTKPELIFTLEQGEDPWLLKKEFLRESSPEDSQPNHLSKKSLESQGKYLWHVLFTNKSLPTEEEISGKPCNLDINILHARTMPYKFDTAGPTYLHLSSLAPHCQYSRKKVHELNVCEKWLLSIKEGRINTREKSFVYSKNAKAFNYKEKVIQHQTIPTLQRASEYNECGNTLFEKTALITSESTSPKVKSYKFSKYGGKQCDKPTLIISHSNNPEKNHYEFNEFECTENRNNFSKITQRTDTEGKSAGQNSHIGEHQKNHIGVEPFEYGKKFSPNLALPVHQRTHMTDKSSDYDTCTETLTCQSGFNIHQRTHITVKPYECNECGKSCSMNSFLIQPLENHTGEKPYECHACGKAFSEKSRLRKHQRTHTGEKPYKCDDCEKAFSAKSGLRIHQRTHTGEKPYECNECGKSFNYKSILIVHQRTHTGEKPFECNECGKSFSHMSGLRNHRRTHTGERPYKCDECGKSFKLKSGLRKHHRTHTGEKPYKCNQCGKAFGQKSQLRGHHRIHTGEKPYKCNHCGEAFSQKSNLRVHHRTHTGEKPYKCDDCGKTFRQKSNLRGHQRTHTGEKPYECNECGKAFSEKSVLRKHQRTHTGEKPYKCNHCGEAFSQKSNLRVHQRTHTGEKPYKCDKCGKTFSQKSSLREHQKAHTGS from the exons GGTACTGCTTTACAAAACCAGAACTGATCTTCACATTGGAACAAGGAGAAGATCCATGGTTACTAAAGAAAGAATTTCTAAGAGAAAGTTCCCCAG aagACTCCCAACCTAATCATCTTTCAAAGAAGAGCCTAGAAAGCCAAGGAAAATATTTGTGGCACGTTTTATTCACCAATAAATCATTGCCTACAGAGGAAGAGATTTCAGGAAAACCATGTAATCTGGACATAAACATTTTACATGCAAGAACAATGCCCTATAAATTTGACACTGCAGGACCTACCTACCTGCATCTCAGCTCATTAGCTCCACACTGTCAATATTCAAGAAAGAAGGTTCATGAGCTTAATGTATGTGAGAAATGGCTCCTCAGTATTAAGGAGGGCAGAATTAATACCAGAGAGAAATCATTTGTTTATAGTAAAAATGCGAAAGCCTTCAATTATAAAGAGAAAGTCATTCAACATCAAACAATTCCGACTTTGCAGCGGGCTTCTGAGTACAATGAATGTGGAAACACTTTGTTTGAAAAGACTGCCCTTATTACATCTGAGAGTACCTCCCCCAAAGTGAAATCTTATAAATTCAGTAAATATGGGGGAAAACAATGTGATAAACCAACTCTTATAATCTCTCATAGCAATAATCCAGAGAAAAATCATTATGAGTTTAATGAATTTGAATgtactgaaaacagaaataatttcagTAAGATCACACAAAGAACTGATACAGAAGGGAAATCTGCCGGCCAAAATTCACACATTGGAGAACATCAGAAAAATCATATAGGAGTGGAACCCTTTGAATATGGAAAGAAGTTCAGTCCTAATTTGGCCCTCCCAGTGCATCAGAGAACTCACATGACAGACAAATCCTCTGATTATGACACATGTACAGAGACATTAACTTGCCAGTCAGGTTTCAACATACATCAGAGAACTCACATTACAgtgaaaccctatgaatgtaatgaatgtggaaaatCCTGTTCTATGAATTCTTTCCTGATTCAGCCTCTGGAAAATCACACAggggagaaaccctatgaatgtcatgcatgtgggaaagctttcagtGAGAAGTCACGCTTAAGAAAACATCAGAGaactcacacaggagagaaaccctataaatgtgATGATTGTGAGAAGGCTTTCAGTGCAAAGTCAGGTCTAAGAATACATCAGAGAACTCACACAggggagaaaccctatgaatgtaatgaatgtgggaaatctttcAACTATAAATCAATCCTTATAGTACATCAGAGAACTCACACAGGGGAGAAACCCTTTGAATGTAACGAATGTGGAAAATCTTTCAGCCACATGTCAGGCCTAAGGAATCATCGGAGAACTCACACAGGGGAAAGACCATACAAATGTGATGAATGTGGGAAGTCTTTCAAACTGAAGTCAGGTCTCAGAAAACATCATAGAACTCACACAGGGGAGAAGCCCTATAAATGCAATCAATGTGGGAAAGCTTTTGGTCAGAAATCACAACTCCGAGGACATCATAgaattcacacaggagagaaaccctacaAATGTAATCATTGTGGGGAAGCTTTCAGCCAGAAATCAAACCTCAGAGTGCATCACAGAACTCACACTGGggagaaaccctataaatgtgATGATTGTGGGAAAACTTTCAGGCAGAAATCAAATCTCAGAGGACATCAGAGAACTCACACAggggagaaaccctatgaatgtaatgaatgtggaaaagctTTCAGTGAGAAGTCAGTCCTAAGAAAACATCAGAGaactcacacaggagagaaaccctataaatgtaaTCACTGTGGAGAAGCTTTTAGCCAGAAGTCAAACCTCAGAGTACATCAGAGAACTCACACAGGggagaaaccctataaatgtgATAAATGTGGGAAAACTTTCAGCCAGAAATCAAGCCTACGAGAACATCAGAAAGCCCACACAGGGAGTTAA